The Pyruvatibacter sp. HU-CL02332 genome includes a window with the following:
- the ccmI gene encoding c-type cytochrome biogenesis protein CcmI: protein MTGPVIFWIFAAILVLVCVYLVLTPLRRSRALRGRADSDVAVYRDQLEEIDRDLERGMIGEAEAKAARTEISRRLLIADAARTAESNSQTRAGSQFAVILVVAMPFLAVPLYLYSGAPGLPSQPFAERISKAPEEQSLDELVARVEEHLRANPGDADGWRVVAPIYGRMGRFEDAATAYGRLIDLDGATAERLADLGESLVFADEGLVGDRAAAVFARAVSLDAAHAQSNYFLGLAALQEGDRDTARAIWQELKENADPDLPWARMVTQSLAALDAEQSEPSAEESIAALPDEDRAAAIKGMVDGLDERLAANGGSEAEWRQLMRARMVLGETDAAQDVLKRALENLAPDTAAAARLISVARELGIESPGADDASAE from the coding sequence ATGACCGGACCCGTCATTTTCTGGATATTCGCAGCCATTCTGGTTTTGGTCTGTGTTTATCTCGTTCTCACACCACTGCGTCGCAGCAGGGCTTTGCGCGGCCGCGCTGACAGTGACGTTGCGGTCTATCGTGACCAGCTCGAAGAGATCGACCGCGATCTGGAACGCGGCATGATTGGTGAAGCTGAGGCGAAGGCGGCCCGGACGGAAATTTCCCGCCGCTTGCTCATTGCGGATGCTGCACGCACCGCGGAAAGCAATTCTCAAACCAGAGCTGGGTCGCAGTTTGCTGTGATCCTGGTCGTGGCGATGCCATTCCTTGCGGTCCCTCTTTATCTTTATTCCGGTGCTCCAGGATTGCCCTCGCAACCCTTCGCTGAACGGATTTCCAAGGCGCCCGAAGAGCAGAGCCTTGATGAACTGGTCGCGCGTGTTGAAGAACATCTGCGCGCCAACCCTGGCGATGCTGACGGCTGGCGCGTGGTTGCGCCAATTTACGGACGCATGGGTCGATTCGAAGATGCGGCGACCGCCTATGGTCGGTTGATCGATCTTGATGGCGCCACGGCTGAGCGGTTGGCGGATCTGGGTGAGTCTCTGGTCTTTGCTGACGAAGGCTTGGTCGGTGATCGAGCTGCAGCCGTCTTTGCGCGCGCGGTGTCCTTGGATGCTGCCCACGCTCAATCAAATTACTTCCTGGGCCTTGCCGCCCTGCAGGAAGGTGACAGAGACACTGCACGCGCTATCTGGCAGGAGCTTAAGGAAAACGCCGACCCGGATTTGCCTTGGGCCCGAATGGTCACCCAGAGTCTTGCAGCCTTGGATGCGGAGCAAAGCGAACCTTCCGCAGAAGAATCCATAGCGGCACTTCCCGACGAAGATAGAGCTGCAGCTATAAAAGGTATGGTTGATGGGCTTGATGAACGACTTGCCGCCAATGGGGGAAGTGAAGCTGAATGGCGTCAGCTCATGCGCGCTCGCATGGTGCTGGGTGAAACAGATGCCGCCCAGGATGTGCTGAAACGGGCATTGGAAAACCTGGCACCGGACACAGCTGCCGCCGCGCGGCTCATTTCAGTGGCGCGTGAGCTGGGGATTGAGTCGCCAGGTGCGGACGACGCGTCGGCGGAATAA
- a CDS encoding acylase yields the protein MSRLRLAGLVIVLLLVVGIAALFVFGLRVNFGTAEPDYEALAAPASNYDVEIIRDKFGVPHLYGQRDADVVFGLAYAQAEDDWATMQEIVVAARGNLAQQRGADAAVTDYLVHLLRVWPTTNAGYPDLPQNIREIAEAYAHGTNLWASENPDEVWDGVLPVTGEDVIAGFVFKTPFFYGLDGVFKELFEETRSKEISLGPDNAFLWTETPKYPIGSNAFAVAPSRSTDGHTRLLVNSHQPFAGPVAWYEARLKSEEGLDIAGGVFPGAPVILHGHNRNLGWANTVNKPDLADVYVLDVNPDNPNQYRLDGAWRDMDVSVATIKVKLFGPLEWHAQRDVKYSEHGPVLETEHGVYAVRYAGMGETRQLVQYHSLNRANNLEEWMDAMRLQALPSINYVYGDKDGNIAYIYNAQMPKRIDGWDWQKYLPGDRSELIWSEYHDFDNLPQLINPPSGFVFNANNTPFEATDEADDLRPENFPVTMGIETQMTNRGYRGLELLRPDTKISADEFKEYKFDKTYSKDSELAKLIEMWLAEDFSGEPDMEVAQRLLADFDMSADMDDTNAAVAVLAGEPVVWAQIQGTPMPDTIQSLRDTVAHLMEHWGRLDVPWGEVNRIRRGDVDLPLGGGPDLLRAVYARLPQEDGRLVAQGGDTMIYIADWAPDGSLKSESIHQFGSATLDETSPHYADQSPLYATEQFREIPWGRDALEAEATRTYKPGQ from the coding sequence ATGTCCCGCTTGCGCCTTGCCGGTCTTGTAATTGTCCTTTTGCTTGTTGTGGGTATCGCGGCACTTTTTGTCTTTGGCCTACGTGTCAATTTCGGGACCGCTGAGCCGGACTATGAGGCGCTGGCAGCTCCGGCAAGCAATTATGACGTCGAGATCATTCGCGATAAATTTGGCGTTCCTCATCTCTATGGCCAGCGTGACGCGGATGTTGTTTTTGGTCTCGCTTATGCTCAAGCGGAAGATGACTGGGCGACGATGCAGGAAATTGTGGTTGCCGCGCGCGGCAACCTGGCCCAGCAACGCGGCGCTGACGCGGCCGTGACAGACTATCTGGTTCACCTGCTTCGCGTGTGGCCAACAACCAATGCAGGATACCCCGACCTCCCACAGAACATCCGTGAGATCGCGGAAGCCTATGCCCACGGCACCAACCTTTGGGCTTCCGAAAACCCCGATGAAGTGTGGGACGGTGTCCTACCGGTTACGGGAGAGGATGTGATTGCAGGCTTCGTTTTCAAAACACCGTTCTTTTACGGGCTTGATGGCGTGTTCAAGGAGCTGTTCGAGGAGACGCGCTCAAAGGAAATTTCACTTGGTCCGGACAACGCCTTTTTGTGGACGGAAACACCAAAATACCCGATCGGCTCCAATGCCTTTGCCGTGGCTCCATCGCGCTCAACCGACGGACATACCCGCCTGTTGGTCAACTCGCACCAGCCTTTCGCGGGTCCCGTCGCCTGGTATGAAGCGCGCCTCAAATCTGAGGAAGGCCTGGACATAGCCGGCGGTGTATTCCCCGGAGCGCCAGTCATTCTACACGGGCATAACCGCAATCTAGGCTGGGCCAACACCGTCAACAAGCCCGACCTTGCGGACGTGTACGTGCTGGACGTGAACCCGGACAACCCCAATCAGTATCGGCTTGATGGCGCATGGCGCGACATGGACGTGTCCGTTGCCACAATCAAAGTGAAACTGTTTGGGCCGCTTGAGTGGCACGCACAGCGTGACGTGAAATACTCAGAACACGGACCGGTTCTGGAAACAGAGCATGGGGTTTATGCAGTTCGCTATGCGGGCATGGGAGAAACCCGGCAGCTGGTCCAGTACCATTCGCTGAATCGGGCAAACAATCTGGAGGAATGGATGGATGCCATGCGCCTACAGGCTCTCCCCAGCATCAACTATGTATATGGCGATAAGGATGGGAACATCGCCTACATTTACAATGCACAGATGCCCAAGCGGATTGATGGTTGGGATTGGCAAAAGTACCTGCCCGGTGACCGATCAGAGCTTATCTGGAGCGAGTACCACGATTTCGACAACTTGCCGCAGTTGATCAATCCGCCAAGCGGCTTTGTGTTCAATGCGAATAACACACCATTTGAAGCTACAGACGAAGCCGACGACCTGCGACCGGAGAACTTTCCGGTCACCATGGGTATCGAGACACAAATGACCAACCGTGGGTATCGAGGTCTGGAACTGCTGCGGCCTGATACAAAGATTTCTGCAGACGAGTTCAAAGAATACAAATTCGACAAGACATATTCGAAGGACAGCGAACTCGCGAAGCTCATTGAGATGTGGCTAGCGGAGGACTTTTCCGGTGAGCCCGATATGGAAGTTGCTCAAAGGCTGCTCGCGGACTTCGATATGAGTGCGGATATGGACGACACGAATGCAGCTGTTGCCGTGCTCGCTGGTGAACCTGTGGTTTGGGCTCAAATTCAAGGCACGCCCATGCCTGACACCATCCAATCCCTTCGCGATACTGTGGCCCATCTGATGGAGCACTGGGGTCGTCTCGACGTCCCATGGGGTGAGGTCAACCGCATCCGGCGCGGAGACGTTGATTTGCCGCTTGGCGGGGGTCCGGATCTCCTGCGCGCTGTGTATGCACGCTTGCCTCAGGAAGACGGGCGGCTGGTTGCGCAGGGCGGTGACACGATGATTTACATCGCAGACTGGGCACCTGACGGATCGCTCAAGAGTGAGAGCATTCACCAGTTCGGGTCAGCAACGCTTGACGAAACAAGCCCGCACTATGCCGATCAGTCGCCGCTCTATGCGACGGAGCAATTCCGCGAAATACCCTGGGGTCGGGATGCTTTGGAAGCTGAGGCCACTCGGACCTACAAGCCCGGGCAGTAG
- a CDS encoding CoA transferase — MAGDAFRQVMRHAGEVAGQPLSVNFGGEDPIYPSCIRAADGAAGALGAVSAMAQEIGVDRGLPRQSVTVSTRAAAASLLSFMHMRVDGNMVLPPSMANPTIGIYRAGCGRHIHLHGGFPHLRDGILRLLDCENDETSVADAVSKWDAVALEDALAYMNLCGAVVRTRAEWADHQQGQHLAAAPLVELVRIGDAAAQELPPSTQRPLEKLRVLDMTRVLAGPTCGRTLASHGADVLRLGAAHLPTIEPFVMDTGHGKRFATLDFGIKEDAETLKDLAGKANIFVQGYRPGSLERHGLGPAHLAELRPGIIYVSVNCYGHDGPMSSRAGWEQLAQSASGMARLHSDETVAPGEDPTLFPAAATDYTTGYLAAFGTLAALRRQQREGGSWHVRVSLSRTAMWMMDLGAVDHRKAVPVADEELGDLMDARDTPFGNMQFLRPADMLSHTPPFWELPPSPMGSSNPTWR, encoded by the coding sequence GTGGCAGGTGATGCATTTCGACAGGTGATGCGCCATGCAGGTGAAGTGGCTGGTCAGCCCTTGTCTGTAAATTTTGGCGGCGAAGACCCGATATACCCATCATGCATACGAGCCGCAGATGGCGCTGCGGGAGCGCTCGGCGCAGTATCCGCGATGGCGCAGGAAATCGGTGTAGACCGGGGCTTGCCGCGGCAGTCCGTGACAGTGAGCACGAGGGCGGCTGCTGCTTCTCTTCTGAGTTTCATGCACATGCGTGTTGATGGAAACATGGTTTTGCCACCGTCAATGGCCAATCCGACCATCGGCATCTATCGCGCTGGATGTGGTCGACACATTCATCTTCATGGCGGTTTCCCGCATCTGCGCGATGGCATTCTGCGACTACTTGATTGCGAGAATGATGAGACGTCAGTGGCTGACGCAGTCAGCAAGTGGGACGCTGTGGCGTTAGAGGACGCGCTTGCATATATGAATTTGTGTGGCGCAGTCGTCCGTACACGCGCTGAATGGGCAGATCATCAGCAAGGCCAACACCTTGCCGCCGCACCATTGGTTGAATTGGTCCGCATCGGGGATGCAGCAGCTCAAGAGCTGCCTCCCTCGACGCAACGCCCATTGGAAAAGCTACGCGTCCTGGACATGACGCGTGTGTTGGCTGGCCCCACCTGTGGTCGAACCCTGGCTTCCCATGGAGCCGATGTTCTCAGACTCGGTGCTGCTCATCTCCCAACGATCGAACCGTTCGTTATGGACACGGGTCACGGCAAACGGTTTGCGACACTGGATTTTGGCATTAAGGAAGACGCCGAGACGCTCAAAGACCTTGCGGGGAAAGCAAACATCTTCGTGCAGGGATACCGCCCCGGTTCGCTTGAGCGACATGGCCTTGGCCCTGCGCATCTTGCTGAACTACGTCCTGGCATCATCTATGTGTCGGTCAATTGCTACGGCCATGACGGCCCGATGTCGTCCCGCGCAGGCTGGGAACAACTGGCTCAAAGTGCATCCGGCATGGCACGCCTGCATTCTGATGAGACTGTTGCGCCTGGTGAGGATCCAACACTCTTTCCTGCGGCCGCAACGGACTACACAACCGGATATCTGGCGGCGTTTGGCACACTGGCCGCCTTGCGCCGCCAGCAGCGAGAAGGCGGCAGTTGGCATGTCCGCGTGTCACTATCGCGTACGGCGATGTGGATGATGGATTTGGGCGCGGTTGACCATCGCAAGGCTGTGCCGGTTGCCGACGAAGAGCTCGGCGATCTGATGGATGCCCGTGATACGCCCTTCGGCAATATGCAATTCTTGCGGCCAGCAGACATGCTCAGTCACACGCCACCCTTCTGGGAGCTGCCTCCATCACCGATGGGCAGCAGCAACCCGACCTGGCGGTAG
- a CDS encoding CoA transferase, which translates to MANSPKGPLDGVRVLDFGRYIAGPFCATLLADLGADVIRVERRDGSEDRYVQPIVPGAAPGEGGEGSMFLQMNRNKKSMTLDPMHADGRDIVARLVKTADVVVANLPPATLHKMGLDLPSLKAHREDIILTTVSGFGRGGPDSEKTGFDGVFQAMSGAAHLSGFGDAPVKSYAAWVDFGTASFAALGTMAALMDRGKTGRGQMVEGALLGTALTYFNFHLIEQKLGGTDRVASGNRSQYAGPADAVETNDGWIFVQVIGDPLFKRWAKLMGEDTWLTDPRFKDDISRGNNGTVLSERTAAWAKDLSTQEALAALEAARIPAGPVLKPADVLENEHVNEVGFFEDVDFPGMPGTAPVVGFPVRMSDSTVGIRNRPPLLGEHTEEVLLSLGYSSGDIETLRTAGAI; encoded by the coding sequence ATGGCGAACTCACCTAAAGGGCCGCTGGACGGCGTGCGTGTTCTCGATTTTGGGCGCTATATTGCCGGACCTTTCTGCGCAACGCTCCTCGCAGACCTTGGCGCGGATGTTATTCGCGTTGAACGTCGTGACGGAAGCGAAGACAGATATGTGCAGCCCATCGTTCCTGGTGCCGCCCCAGGCGAAGGTGGCGAAGGGTCGATGTTCCTGCAGATGAACCGCAACAAGAAGAGCATGACGCTCGACCCCATGCATGCGGATGGGCGGGATATTGTCGCGCGGCTGGTGAAGACTGCAGATGTCGTGGTCGCCAATCTACCTCCGGCCACGCTCCACAAAATGGGGCTGGATCTCCCGTCACTGAAGGCACACCGCGAGGATATTATCCTGACTACTGTGTCTGGTTTTGGCCGCGGCGGCCCGGACAGTGAAAAGACCGGCTTTGATGGTGTGTTTCAGGCCATGTCCGGCGCTGCGCATCTTTCGGGCTTTGGTGACGCGCCGGTCAAAAGCTACGCGGCGTGGGTCGATTTCGGCACCGCCTCATTTGCCGCATTGGGCACCATGGCCGCCTTGATGGACCGAGGAAAGACCGGACGCGGGCAGATGGTGGAAGGGGCTTTGCTTGGCACCGCCCTCACCTACTTTAACTTTCATCTCATTGAGCAAAAGCTGGGCGGCACGGACCGTGTCGCAAGTGGTAATCGCAGTCAGTATGCAGGCCCTGCTGACGCCGTCGAAACCAATGACGGGTGGATTTTCGTGCAGGTTATCGGTGACCCGCTTTTCAAGCGATGGGCGAAGCTGATGGGCGAAGATACCTGGCTGACCGACCCGCGCTTCAAGGACGACATATCCCGCGGCAATAACGGCACGGTGCTGAGTGAGCGCACTGCGGCGTGGGCCAAAGATCTGTCAACGCAGGAAGCATTGGCAGCGCTAGAAGCAGCCCGCATTCCGGCTGGGCCTGTGCTGAAACCGGCAGACGTTTTGGAAAACGAACATGTCAATGAAGTCGGTTTCTTTGAAGACGTCGATTTCCCCGGCATGCCGGGCACCGCGCCGGTTGTCGGGTTTCCGGTACGAATGTCCGACAGCACAGTTGGCATTCGCAATCGCCCGCCCCTGCTGGGGGAGCATACCGAGGAAGTTCTGCTGTCCCTTGGCTATAGTTCCGGAGACATTGAAACGCTCCGTACCGCAGGTGCGATCTAG
- a CDS encoding D-cysteine desulfhydrase family protein, translated as MTDHFNTIDRLDLVGPPTALQEMPRLKAALESMGVDCPRLLVKREDLTQTAGGGNKVRKLEYLLADAKAKGADTIITAGALQSNHVRQTAGACARLGLECVGLLFKTVPNEAPAYEQSGNVLLDGIFGAQIRTYPATANGRQVLDDVLTEMKAAGRTPYIVPVGGSNEIGCLAYVRVVREMLEQAGPDTSIDHIVVANGSAGTHAGLAAGAALFAPGTQVRGISVLNSDAAKVRETTASLASATVALAAPDKEMSISSSDIVLHDGFIGEGYGMPTPEMAAAVRLVARTEGLLLDPVYSGKAMAGLIGLIQTGAFSPDETVIFIATGGSPGLFAYIDSFNGPLAEVETISG; from the coding sequence ATGACTGATCATTTCAATACCATTGATCGCCTGGATCTGGTGGGCCCGCCAACGGCCCTGCAGGAAATGCCACGCCTCAAAGCCGCACTTGAGTCCATGGGTGTCGATTGCCCGCGCTTGCTGGTGAAGCGCGAGGACCTCACGCAAACCGCGGGTGGCGGCAATAAGGTCCGAAAGCTTGAATATCTCCTGGCAGATGCAAAGGCCAAGGGTGCGGACACAATCATTACAGCCGGGGCCCTGCAATCAAACCATGTGCGGCAAACGGCCGGTGCCTGCGCCAGACTGGGGCTGGAGTGTGTAGGACTCTTGTTCAAAACCGTGCCCAATGAAGCGCCTGCATATGAACAGTCCGGCAATGTGCTTCTTGACGGCATCTTCGGGGCGCAAATACGGACCTACCCGGCAACGGCAAATGGGCGTCAGGTCCTTGATGACGTGCTCACCGAAATGAAAGCTGCAGGACGGACGCCGTATATTGTGCCGGTTGGCGGCTCAAATGAAATCGGTTGCCTCGCATATGTGCGTGTTGTTCGCGAGATGCTGGAACAAGCCGGCCCCGATACGTCTATCGACCACATCGTGGTTGCCAATGGCTCTGCCGGCACACATGCAGGATTGGCAGCGGGCGCTGCGCTGTTTGCACCAGGCACACAGGTTCGAGGAATTTCTGTTCTCAATTCGGACGCTGCCAAGGTACGTGAAACCACCGCATCTCTGGCAAGTGCAACCGTCGCGCTGGCGGCTCCCGACAAAGAGATGTCCATCTCATCTTCCGACATTGTGCTGCATGATGGATTTATCGGTGAAGGCTATGGCATGCCTACTCCCGAGATGGCTGCAGCGGTGCGGCTCGTTGCGCGCACAGAAGGCCTGCTGCTTGACCCGGTCTATAGTGGCAAAGCAATGGCTGGACTGATTGGTTTGATTCAGACGGGCGCGTTTTCACCGGATGAGACAGTTATCTTCATCGCGACCGGCGGGTCACCGGGACTCTTTGCCTACATTGATAGTTTCAATGGGCCTTTAGCTGAGGTTGAGACCATATCAGGCTAG
- a CDS encoding YihY/virulence factor BrkB family protein, which translates to MTPGQVFDRCRHFVWDAQLDAAPWWQRQAQHTLRIAGVLIRDFSVGTLNLHAMSLVYTTLLALIPALAIVFSVLKGFGVDRELEVFLTDFLAPLGAQGVEIRDTILEFVAQVNIGLLGSVGIAVLIYTGVSLLQKVEAALNEIWQVRRLRPLARRFSDLISMLLVGPILLVVAMGLMASVAGTAAINEIGGDPLRLLLAEVSRIVPYVLVVFVFMIIYMVLPNTKVHLTAAFIGALVAGLAWNIAGWAFASFVVTSARYAVIYSAFASLIVFMFWMYVGWLILLAGAGIAFYQQNPAYLTRSAIYRLSIDARERLALDVGYLVASSFERGDKPWTAQRIARTMRLPLPPVERVIAFLMNDGLLIETGGETPGLVPGRPIDRITVDEWLSVVRRGAEGHAQLEFRQSSDIIEDDDKLTPLIQRLDDVRKQALEGITLRDLISTRKLGKTVEADKIASVG; encoded by the coding sequence ATGACGCCAGGACAAGTTTTTGATCGATGTCGTCATTTTGTGTGGGACGCACAATTGGATGCCGCCCCGTGGTGGCAACGCCAGGCGCAGCACACGCTCCGGATTGCCGGTGTCCTGATCCGTGACTTCTCTGTCGGGACCCTCAATCTCCATGCAATGAGTCTGGTCTACACGACGCTTCTGGCGCTTATTCCAGCTCTGGCGATTGTTTTTTCTGTGCTCAAGGGATTTGGTGTCGACCGTGAGCTCGAGGTCTTTCTGACTGATTTTCTTGCTCCCCTTGGGGCACAGGGAGTGGAAATTCGCGACACAATCCTGGAGTTTGTGGCGCAGGTTAACATTGGGCTACTGGGGTCCGTCGGTATCGCAGTACTGATCTACACAGGCGTGTCTTTGCTTCAGAAAGTTGAAGCGGCGCTCAATGAGATATGGCAGGTACGCAGACTACGCCCCCTTGCCCGACGGTTTTCTGACCTGATCAGCATGCTGTTGGTGGGACCCATTTTGCTCGTGGTCGCAATGGGCCTCATGGCCAGCGTGGCAGGCACAGCAGCCATCAATGAGATTGGCGGAGACCCTCTGAGGCTGCTGCTGGCAGAAGTCTCGCGAATTGTTCCCTATGTGCTGGTCGTGTTCGTTTTCATGATCATTTACATGGTCCTGCCCAATACAAAGGTGCATCTCACAGCCGCCTTTATTGGTGCACTTGTGGCAGGTCTTGCCTGGAACATTGCGGGCTGGGCGTTTGCATCCTTTGTCGTCACGTCAGCGCGCTACGCGGTCATCTATTCAGCGTTCGCGTCACTGATCGTCTTCATGTTCTGGATGTATGTGGGATGGCTGATCCTGCTGGCAGGTGCGGGCATCGCTTTCTACCAGCAGAACCCGGCTTACCTGACGCGCAGCGCCATTTACCGGTTGTCCATTGATGCACGCGAGCGCCTGGCTTTGGATGTCGGCTACCTTGTCGCGTCTTCATTCGAGCGCGGAGACAAGCCGTGGACGGCACAGCGTATTGCTCGGACGATGCGCTTGCCGCTCCCTCCGGTAGAGCGTGTGATTGCGTTCTTGATGAATGATGGATTGCTCATCGAGACTGGCGGCGAAACACCTGGACTTGTGCCCGGTCGCCCTATCGACAGGATTACCGTTGACGAGTGGCTGTCCGTTGTGCGCCGGGGCGCAGAGGGTCATGCACAGCTCGAATTCCGACAGAGTTCCGACATCATAGAAGATGATGACAAGCTGACGCCGCTCATCCAGCGTCTGGATGATGTACGCAAGCAGGCGCTTGAGGGCATTACACTCCGCGACCTGATTTCGACACGGAAATTGGGAAAAACGGTTGAGGCCGACAAGATTGCGTCGGTAGGCTAG
- a CDS encoding glycine zipper 2TM domain-containing protein, with protein sequence MRSFKIAAVCAAALALGACQTGGGYGYGPKTVGGAVIGGVAGGLLGSQFGSGDGQLIATGVGTLLGAAVGGSAGQSLDRADSLYAERAYSDSIYSQGPVQWRNPRSGHHGQFQSGPAHYNGGRQCKQIESTFYGPQGPYRDVATACRMPDGSWRTI encoded by the coding sequence ATGCGAAGTTTCAAGATTGCAGCAGTTTGTGCAGCGGCGTTGGCGCTTGGCGCCTGCCAGACCGGTGGTGGCTATGGATATGGTCCCAAGACAGTTGGTGGAGCCGTGATTGGTGGTGTGGCTGGCGGTTTGCTCGGGTCCCAGTTCGGCTCCGGCGATGGTCAGTTGATCGCTACAGGCGTCGGCACGCTTTTGGGCGCAGCGGTTGGTGGCTCGGCTGGTCAGAGCCTCGATCGTGCAGACTCACTTTATGCAGAGCGTGCCTACTCAGACTCGATCTACAGCCAGGGTCCCGTTCAGTGGCGTAACCCACGTTCCGGCCACCATGGCCAATTTCAGTCCGGCCCCGCTCACTACAATGGCGGCCGACAATGCAAACAGATTGAAAGCACATTCTACGGACCGCAAGGGCCGTACCGTGATGTAGCAACGGCCTGCCGAATGCCTGATGGAAGCTGGCGCACCATTTAG
- a CDS encoding HAMP domain-containing sensor histidine kinase, which yields MRPNSLAFRLVAGAAIWSLVILVGGGLLLASAFRESVESSFDARTDVLLGGLIADAEIGPEGRLVLRRRFTQARFERPFSGLYWQVTNASDGQVLLRSRSIWDQELPIPEATNEPGPRRGQATGPEGQMLRLVARDVTLPGASREFTFIVAGAVDDIERETEAFNGTIAFAVGILLVGLIGALLIQVRYGLRPLRSVEEGLTDIRSGRAERLTGELPSEIAPLADEMNKLLDHNAQIVERARTHVGNLAHALKTPLSVLTNEAGSPHSTQPVDVKVLSDTVRRQTDLMRRQVDHYLVRARAAASGSVLGARASVASVSDDLVRTLKRIHRDRDYQVTVECPEDLDFRGERQDLEELLGNLLDNAFKWADGRISVHAERVAEQVVITVEDDGPGLSEEERARVLKRGARLDESVPGSGLGLSIVEDIAGLYQGSFELDASSMGGVKARLSLPLAA from the coding sequence ATGCGGCCTAATTCACTCGCCTTCCGGCTGGTGGCAGGTGCCGCCATCTGGAGCCTTGTCATTCTGGTTGGCGGCGGTCTGCTCCTGGCATCCGCTTTCCGCGAAAGTGTGGAAAGCAGCTTTGACGCCCGCACCGACGTCCTTCTTGGCGGGTTGATAGCAGACGCTGAAATCGGCCCGGAAGGCCGTCTGGTCCTGCGCAGGCGCTTTACACAAGCCCGTTTTGAACGTCCCTTCTCCGGTCTGTACTGGCAGGTGACCAATGCCTCTGACGGGCAGGTGCTGCTCAGGTCCCGCAGCATCTGGGATCAGGAACTACCGATTCCAGAAGCAACGAATGAACCCGGGCCGCGTCGCGGACAAGCAACGGGCCCGGAAGGCCAGATGTTGCGGCTGGTTGCCCGAGATGTGACTCTGCCAGGTGCCTCAAGAGAATTCACGTTCATAGTTGCAGGTGCCGTGGATGACATTGAGCGCGAAACAGAAGCGTTCAATGGCACAATTGCATTCGCGGTCGGCATTCTCCTGGTTGGCCTCATTGGAGCGCTGCTGATCCAGGTGCGGTATGGTCTGCGCCCTTTGCGGTCTGTCGAAGAGGGTTTGACTGATATTCGCTCCGGGCGCGCTGAACGTTTGACCGGCGAACTTCCATCCGAGATTGCTCCTCTTGCGGATGAGATGAACAAGTTGCTGGACCACAACGCTCAGATAGTTGAGCGTGCCCGCACACATGTGGGCAATCTGGCTCACGCTCTAAAGACCCCCTTGAGTGTTCTCACCAATGAAGCCGGTTCACCGCACTCGACACAACCGGTCGATGTAAAGGTGCTGAGCGATACCGTCCGCAGACAGACTGATTTGATGCGGCGGCAAGTCGATCACTATCTTGTCCGTGCGCGTGCTGCGGCATCGGGCAGTGTGCTCGGCGCCCGCGCTTCAGTGGCGTCAGTTAGTGATGACCTTGTGCGAACGCTCAAGCGTATTCATCGGGATCGGGACTACCAAGTGACCGTGGAGTGTCCAGAGGACCTCGATTTCCGTGGTGAGCGCCAGGACCTTGAAGAGTTGCTCGGCAACCTTCTTGATAACGCATTCAAATGGGCCGACGGACGCATATCTGTTCATGCCGAGCGTGTTGCTGAGCAGGTGGTCATTACTGTTGAGGATGATGGTCCCGGGCTATCCGAAGAAGAGCGGGCGCGGGTCCTTAAACGTGGAGCACGGCTTGACGAGTCGGTGCCGGGATCAGGCCTTGGATTGTCCATCGTCGAGGATATTGCAGGGCTTTATCAAGGCTCATTTGAGCTGGATGCGTCTTCCATGGGGGGCGTAAAAGCCAGGCTTTCCCTGCCTTTGGCAGCCTGA
- a CDS encoding response regulator transcription factor — translation MRVLVVEDDVDISRQLVTVLTDAGYAVDSAADGEEGHFLGETEPYDAILLDLGLPALDGVTVLERWRRAGIKTPVLILTARDRWSDKVAGFDAGADDYVAKPFYVEEVLARLRALVRRAAGHATSDLECGPLRLDTRAARVSIDGNPIKLTALEYRLLAYLMMHKGRVVSRTELVEHLYDQDFDRDSNTIEVFVGRVRKKLGVNLIQTVRGLGYCLAQPEDAA, via the coding sequence ATGCGCGTTCTAGTGGTTGAAGACGATGTGGATATCTCCCGCCAGTTGGTCACTGTACTGACCGATGCCGGATATGCAGTGGACTCTGCTGCCGATGGCGAAGAGGGCCACTTTCTCGGTGAGACAGAACCATACGATGCAATTTTGCTCGATCTTGGCCTGCCGGCCCTTGATGGCGTGACCGTTCTCGAGCGCTGGCGCCGTGCCGGCATCAAAACACCGGTCCTTATTCTCACAGCGCGTGATCGCTGGAGCGACAAGGTTGCAGGCTTTGACGCGGGGGCTGATGACTATGTCGCCAAGCCTTTTTACGTCGAAGAAGTTCTCGCCCGCCTCCGCGCGCTGGTGCGCCGAGCTGCCGGACATGCGACGTCTGACCTTGAGTGTGGACCGCTGCGTCTTGATACGCGGGCAGCGCGCGTATCCATCGATGGCAATCCCATTAAGCTGACAGCTCTTGAGTACCGCCTGCTGGCCTATTTGATGATGCACAAGGGACGGGTTGTGTCTCGCACCGAGCTGGTGGAGCATCTCTATGATCAGGACTTCGATCGTGATTCCAATACGATTGAGGTATTCGTAGGCCGTGTTCGGAAAAAGCTTGGCGTCAATCTCATCCAGACTGTCAGAGGCCTTGGCTATTGCCTCGCTCAGCCGGAAGATGCGGCCTAA